The following proteins are co-located in the Roseiconus lacunae genome:
- a CDS encoding protoheme IX farnesyltransferase, producing the protein MSSNLFLAEPALEVAGQKSKLGPSLGSERTLGRLEADEPCQAVYASGTVATPIPVDYSVDATDEAKLISDLIQLTKPRIVVMILVTTVATSMIAAGGWVSIGPLMLLLIATALVAGSAGGANQIWERVIDCRMARTATRPLPSSRLSTGLATAFTASIGTLGTALLWMGFGFEPAAVGLATWILYVFAYTPMKTRTSWNTTMGAVAGALPMLIGYTAFGGTLQDPTGWLLFGVLAAWQYPHFMAIAWLYRRQYAEAGFCMTTTVEPKGISAGLQSVIGSLAVALCSLPLCFPSQSLLPSVLATLAVIAATFPMFRASVRFLIERNDVTARRLLRSSLLVLPAVLAVVTTRMFW; encoded by the coding sequence ATGTCAAGCAATCTCTTCCTCGCCGAACCCGCCCTCGAAGTTGCCGGCCAGAAGTCCAAGTTGGGGCCTTCACTGGGCAGCGAACGTACGCTCGGACGACTAGAAGCCGACGAACCTTGCCAAGCGGTTTACGCTTCGGGGACGGTTGCGACACCGATCCCAGTCGACTATTCGGTGGACGCCACCGACGAAGCCAAGCTGATCAGCGACCTAATCCAACTGACAAAACCTCGGATCGTGGTGATGATCCTGGTGACGACGGTTGCGACTTCAATGATCGCCGCCGGAGGCTGGGTTTCGATCGGGCCGCTCATGCTGCTGCTGATCGCGACCGCCTTGGTGGCCGGAAGCGCCGGCGGTGCCAACCAAATCTGGGAACGGGTGATCGATTGCCGCATGGCCCGGACCGCGACCCGTCCGCTTCCATCATCACGACTATCGACGGGACTTGCGACAGCATTCACCGCTTCGATTGGGACCCTTGGCACGGCGTTGCTTTGGATGGGATTCGGATTTGAGCCTGCCGCCGTTGGTCTTGCGACATGGATCCTTTACGTCTTCGCGTACACGCCAATGAAAACGCGAACCTCTTGGAACACGACCATGGGAGCAGTCGCAGGTGCCTTGCCGATGCTGATCGGCTACACCGCGTTTGGTGGCACACTTCAAGACCCAACCGGATGGCTGCTATTCGGAGTCTTGGCCGCTTGGCAATACCCGCACTTCATGGCGATCGCATGGCTGTACCGCCGGCAATACGCCGAAGCGGGGTTTTGCATGACAACCACCGTAGAACCCAAGGGTATTTCTGCTGGCCTACAAAGCGTGATCGGTTCATTGGCGGTCGCACTGTGCAGCTTGCCGCTGTGCTTTCCATCGCAATCCTTGTTGCCATCGGTCTTAGCCACTTTGGCGGTGATCGCGGCTACCTTCCCGATGTTTCGAGCCTCCGTTCGATTCTTGATCGAACGCAACGATGTGACCGCACGTCGGCTACTGCGATCATCGCTGCTCGTCCTCCCGGCCGTCCTGGCGGTTGTCACCACTCGAATGTTCTGGTGA